In Geotrypetes seraphini chromosome 4, aGeoSer1.1, whole genome shotgun sequence, a single window of DNA contains:
- the CENPN gene encoding centromere protein N, giving the protein MMDDALAEFIKRTVMKIPLHKMQVVLRAWGFLTEGELQKLNLQQSKENIIMDVLHLCEGKQMTLKHAAILDITYNHIFREKRNWSVYQMVKPLDYQMELFDMAEFKSQFKRNLKSTFQNISIHFKELDGAVWIRIAWGTHYKKPQQYKPTFVVYHSQTSYVFICNLSKLCRPALCQAIVIAAQHNEIQEMELRGHSLDSLKDIVFKQYNRSFQTYLPRPLQERNVVSEIVDPRVIYENKQEKERIWTLNRETFGDRPQPKLEFAQYKLDTMFRGDLQAGILAGREEPFRCVVRFSSPHLLEGLRSLAPSGFAEAPLSQLLTCIPHKARNLFRIGEKRN; this is encoded by the exons ATGATGGATGATGCTCTTGCTGAATTTATAAAAAGGACAGTTATGAAAATCCCACTTCACAAGATGCAGGTTGTTCTAAGAGCTTGGGGCTTCTTGACTGAAGGAGAGCTGCAAAAGTTAAACCTTCAGCAGTCCAAGGAGAATATCATCATGGATGTGCTGCATCTCTGTGAG GGAAAGCAGATGACGCTGAAACATGCAGCCATTCTGGACATCACTT ATAATCATATATTTCGAGAAAAGAGAAATTGGAGTGTGTATCAGATGGTCAAACCGTTAG ATTACCAGATGGAATTATTTGACATGGCAGAATTCAAATCTCAGTTTAAAAGAAATTTaaagtcaacttttcaaaat atatCGATCCATTTTAAAGAGTTAGATGGCGCAGTGTGGATTCGAATAGCTTGGGGAACACACTACAAGAAACCACAACAATACAAGCCAACATTCGTGGTTTATCACTCTCAGACGTCCTATGTCTTCATCTGCAACCTTTCAAAGCTTTGCAGACCAGCACTGTGTCAG GCCATAGTTATTGCTGCCCAGCACAATGAGATCCAGGAGATGGAGCTgcgtggccattcgctggactccCTTAAAGATATTGTTTTTAAACAGTATAATCGG TCTTTTCAGACATATCTTCCAAGGCCTCTCCAAGAAAGGAATGTGGTTTCAGAAATAG ttgatCCAAGGGTGATTTATGAAAATAAGCAGGAAAAAGAGCGCATCTGGACTCTGAACCGGGAAACTTTTGGTGATCGACCTCAGCCAAAACTAGAATTTGCTCAGTATAAG CTCGATACAATGTTCAGAGGTGACTTGCAAGCAGGTATCCTCGCAGGGAGAGAGGAGCCATTCAGATGTGTCGTCAGGTTTTCCAGTCCTCATCTTTTGGAGGGATTAAGATCCTTGGCACCATCTG